The following are encoded together in the Blattabacterium cuenoti BPAA genome:
- a CDS encoding homoserine kinase yields MKGIKIFSPATVANLACGFDVIGLALDFPKDEIFLYKSNNPGIRIHRVHRSSSLPNDPMKNSAFVALQSLLKKYKQRQKFDEKEKIGFEIELIKNILPGSGIGSSAASAAGVVYGANILLGNPFSAIQLIRFAMEGERIASGTAHADNVAPAIMGGVTLIRSYQPLDITKLHTPNKLWVSIIHPQIEVKTSDAREILKQKILMTDAIRQWGNVGALVAGLYREDYELISRSLEDVIVEPIRAMLIPAFYELQVRCKEIGALGGGISGSGPSVFMLSKGNYTAKKVTEVMNRVYSPLQVDYKTYTSPINSQGIKWTQIL; encoded by the coding sequence ATGAAGGGAATTAAAATATTTTCACCAGCTACTGTTGCTAATTTGGCTTGTGGATTTGATGTTATTGGATTAGCTTTAGATTTTCCTAAAGATGAAATTTTTTTATATAAATCCAATAATCCAGGAATACGTATCCACCGAGTTCATAGGTCTTCATCATTACCTAATGATCCAATGAAAAATTCAGCTTTTGTCGCTTTGCAATCTTTGTTGAAAAAATATAAACAAAGACAAAAATTTGATGAAAAAGAAAAAATAGGATTTGAAATTGAATTAATTAAAAATATTCTTCCTGGAAGTGGAATAGGGTCTAGTGCGGCTAGTGCAGCTGGTGTTGTTTATGGAGCTAATATTTTATTAGGAAATCCTTTTAGTGCTATACAATTAATCCGTTTCGCTATGGAAGGAGAACGTATAGCAAGTGGAACAGCTCATGCTGATAATGTTGCTCCTGCTATTATGGGGGGTGTTACATTAATCAGAAGTTATCAACCATTGGATATTACTAAATTACATACTCCCAATAAATTATGGGTCAGTATTATACATCCACAAATAGAAGTCAAAACATCAGATGCTAGAGAAATTCTAAAACAAAAAATATTGATGACAGATGCCATTAGACAGTGGGGGAATGTAGGGGCATTAGTCGCGGGTTTATATCGAGAAGATTATGAGTTAATCAGTAGATCCTTAGAAGATGTAATTGTAGAACCTATACGAGCAATGTTAATTCCAGCTTTTTATGAATTACAAGTAAGATGTAAAGAAATAGGAGCTTTGGGAGGGGGAATCTCTGGTTCAGGGCCTTCTGTTTTCATGCTTAGCAAAGGAAATTATACGGCAAAAAAAGTGACTGAAGTCATGAATCGAGTCTATTCTCCGTTACAAGTTGATTATAAAACTTATACTTCTCCTATCAATTCACAAGGAATCAAGTGGACTCAAATATTGTAA
- a CDS encoding TrmH family RNA methyltransferase, translating into MKKICSIQNTKIKDLIKIYQKKNYMNIFFVEGIKEFEMAIKGNFLPKRIFICEKIFHKYNMIQSFYSITFIISMKIFKKLAYRENSGGIIALFKEKKYVNQLKNIKISNKNSSLILILDGIEKPGNIGAMLRIADAANIHMIILCNMKTYVYNSNIIRCSLGSLFTREIFVDKIESIMYWLQKNKIKIIATGFNKHKKAINLYHTQFPHNNIAIVFGSESKGISNIWLKKANKIITIPMFGNIDSLNVSNAMSIIIYEIIRQRNYAI; encoded by the coding sequence ATGAAAAAAATATGCAGTATACAAAATACAAAAATTAAAGATCTGATAAAAATTTATCAAAAAAAAAATTATATGAATATTTTTTTTGTGGAAGGGATCAAAGAATTCGAAATGGCTATAAAGGGTAATTTTTTACCAAAAAGAATATTTATATGCGAAAAAATATTTCATAAATATAATATGATTCAGTCATTTTATTCCATAACTTTTATTATTAGTATGAAAATTTTTAAAAAATTAGCATACAGAGAAAATTCAGGTGGAATTATTGCTTTATTTAAAGAAAAAAAATATGTGAATCAATTGAAAAATATTAAAATTTCTAATAAAAATTCTTCTTTAATACTTATTTTGGACGGAATAGAAAAACCTGGGAATATAGGAGCTATGTTAAGAATAGCTGACGCTGCAAATATTCATATGATAATACTATGTAACATGAAAACTTATGTGTATAACTCTAATATTATTAGATGTAGTTTAGGTAGTCTTTTTACGAGAGAGATCTTTGTGGACAAAATAGAATCAATTATGTATTGGTTACAAAAAAATAAAATAAAAATTATTGCAACAGGATTTAATAAACATAAAAAAGCTATAAATTTATACCATACTCAATTCCCCCATAATAATATAGCTATTGTTTTTGGTTCTGAAAGCAAGGGAATATCCAATATTTGGTTAAAAAAAGCTAATAAAATTATAACTATTCCTATGTTTGGAAATATAGATTCATTAAATGTTAGTAATGCAATGTCTATCATCATATATGAAATTATTAGACAAAGAAATTATGCCATATAA
- a CDS encoding ribonuclease HI codes for MNKKIHIYTDGSSKGNPGPGGYGIFIETFLGYFYNRKIISEGFRYTTNNRMELLSVIVGLEKIENKKQNIVVFTDSKYIINTVQNKWINKWKKNNFKNKKNIDLWKRFLDLFYKHSVIFHWIKSHNHHYVNDYCDRLSVEASSKSKRLKIDYIYEKHR; via the coding sequence GTGAATAAAAAAATTCATATTTATACTGACGGTTCTTCAAAAGGAAATCCTGGACCAGGAGGATATGGTATTTTTATAGAAACATTTTTGGGATATTTTTATAACAGAAAAATAATTTCTGAAGGATTTCGTTATACAACGAATAACAGAATGGAACTATTATCAGTAATAGTAGGATTAGAGAAAATAGAAAATAAAAAACAAAATATTGTTGTTTTTACTGATTCTAAATATATAATAAATACTGTACAAAATAAATGGATTAATAAATGGAAAAAAAATAATTTTAAAAATAAAAAAAATATAGATTTGTGGAAAAGATTTTTAGATTTATTTTATAAACATTCTGTAATATTTCATTGGATAAAAAGCCATAATCATCATTATGTAAATGATTATTGCGACCGATTGTCTGTGGAAGCTTCTTCTAAAAGTAAAAGATTAAAAATTGATTACATTTATGAAAAACATAGATAA
- a CDS encoding thymidylate synthase, with protein MKQYLNLLKNVLKKGIKRKDRTGVGTISLFGYQMRFDLEEGFPILTTKKLNIRSIIYELLWFLKGETNIQFLINHQVNIWNKWADNNGELGPIYGFQWRKWPTYDGHFIDQIVNIIKEIKFNPNSRRLIVSSWNVGMIQNMALPPCHLLFQFYVHQKKLSLLLYQRSADIFIGLPFNIASYALLLIMLAKVLNLKEKELIHTIGDAHIYNNHIQQVKLQMQRTPRPLPKMILNPSVKNIFQFCFEDFELKNYNPFPHIKGDVAI; from the coding sequence ATGAAACAATATTTAAATTTATTAAAAAACGTATTAAAAAAGGGAATCAAAAGAAAAGATCGTACTGGCGTAGGAACAATAAGCCTATTTGGATATCAAATGAGATTTGATTTAGAAGAAGGATTTCCTATTTTAACCACTAAAAAATTAAACATACGATCTATTATTTATGAACTATTATGGTTTTTAAAAGGAGAAACAAACATTCAATTTTTAATAAACCATCAAGTTAATATTTGGAATAAGTGGGCGGATAATAATGGAGAACTAGGTCCTATATATGGATTTCAATGGAGAAAATGGCCTACCTATGATGGACATTTCATCGATCAAATCGTTAATATCATAAAAGAAATAAAGTTTAATCCTAATTCTAGACGTTTAATTGTTTCTTCTTGGAATGTAGGGATGATTCAAAATATGGCATTACCTCCTTGTCATTTGTTATTCCAATTTTACGTACATCAAAAAAAATTATCGTTACTTTTATATCAAAGAAGTGCAGATATTTTTATTGGATTACCATTTAATATAGCATCTTATGCTTTGTTACTCATTATGTTAGCTAAAGTTTTGAATTTAAAAGAAAAAGAACTCATTCATACTATAGGAGATGCTCATATCTATAACAATCATATTCAACAAGTTAAACTTCAAATGCAAAGAACTCCAAGACCACTTCCTAAAATGATTCTCAATCCTTCTGTGAAAAATATTTTTCAATTTTGTTTTGAAGACTTTGAGTTAAAAAACTATAATCCTTTTCCTCATATTAAGGGAGATGTAGCTATTTAA
- a CDS encoding urease subunit gamma: MHLTSYEKEKILLHMAGELAKKRLKRGLKLNYPESLALITHYVMEGARDGKTVKDLMYEAGNILNDEQVMDGVYELLNSVQVEATFPDGTKLVTIHHPIKKNRKKNSNLIPGQYDLLKEEIVLLPGRSRMKRIVSNTGTRPIQVGSHFHFYETNSALLFDRKGTKGYKLDIPSGRSVRFEPGETKEVILVEIGGSKKIYGFSGRENTTI; this comes from the coding sequence ATGCATTTAACTTCTTATGAAAAGGAAAAAATTCTTCTGCATATGGCTGGAGAATTGGCAAAAAAACGTTTAAAAAGAGGATTAAAATTGAATTATCCTGAGTCTTTAGCTTTAATTACTCATTATGTAATGGAAGGAGCTCGTGATGGAAAAACAGTAAAAGATCTCATGTATGAAGCAGGAAATATTCTGAATGATGAACAAGTTATGGATGGAGTGTATGAATTACTGAATAGTGTTCAAGTAGAAGCGACATTTCCTGATGGAACAAAATTAGTTACCATACATCATCCTATAAAAAAAAATAGAAAAAAAAATTCTAATCTGATTCCAGGACAATATGATCTATTAAAAGAGGAAATTGTATTATTACCTGGAAGATCTCGTATGAAAAGAATTGTATCCAATACAGGAACACGTCCGATCCAAGTAGGATCTCATTTTCATTTTTATGAAACCAATTCGGCTCTTCTTTTTGATAGAAAAGGAACTAAAGGATATAAACTAGATATACCTTCCGGTAGATCTGTTCGTTTTGAACCAGGAGAAACAAAAGAAGTTATTTTAGTTGAAATTGGAGGAAGTAAAAAAATTTATGGATTTTCAGGAAGAGAAAATACAACTATATGA
- the ureC gene encoding urease subunit alpha, which translates to MKKINRESYARMYGPTQGDKIRLGDTSLWIEIEKDYTVYGDECVFGGGKVIRDGMGQHPFATRNEGVLDLVLVNAIIIDYWGIVKADIGIKNGIIVGIGKSGNPYFMDGITPNMYIGAGTEVISSENMIVTAGSVDSHVHYICPQLFEVALESGTTTIVGGGSGPATGTIATNCTSGVWNIQRMLKTTDHVPINFIFLASGNSSHPVALIEQIKAGAGGLKIHEDWGSTFHVIDQCLTVAEKLDVQVNIHTDSLNESGYVEDTLRTFKNRTIHMYHTEGAGGGHAPDLLKVISFSNILPSSTSPTMPYTCNTIDEHLDMLMICHHLDSNLPEDIAFAKSRIRSETISAEGVLHDIGAISMTSSDSQAMGRIGEIVKRTWQTADKMKKQRGSLNEDHTKNDNFRVKRYISKYTINPAITHGISEYVGSIHIGKMADLVLWKPSFFGVKPELVIKSGMIVYASMGDPNATIPTPQPFMYRKMFGYFEPKLSSVFVSINAINNGFFEKNEIKKQIKIVKGCRTLSKKNMILNGEVPNLEVDPKTYNVYINGEKIASHPSDVLPLSQRYFLF; encoded by the coding sequence ATGAAAAAAATAAATAGAGAATCTTATGCAAGGATGTATGGGCCCACTCAAGGAGATAAAATTCGTTTAGGGGATACTTCTTTGTGGATTGAAATAGAGAAAGACTATACTGTTTATGGAGACGAATGTGTTTTTGGAGGAGGAAAAGTTATTAGGGATGGAATGGGGCAACATCCATTTGCTACAAGAAATGAAGGAGTTTTAGATTTAGTATTAGTTAATGCTATTATTATAGATTATTGGGGAATCGTAAAAGCAGATATAGGAATTAAAAACGGAATCATTGTTGGGATAGGAAAATCTGGAAATCCATATTTTATGGACGGAATTACTCCTAATATGTATATTGGAGCGGGAACTGAAGTCATTTCTTCAGAAAATATGATAGTAACAGCTGGAAGTGTAGACAGTCATGTTCATTATATATGTCCACAATTGTTTGAAGTTGCATTGGAAAGTGGAACAACAACTATTGTTGGTGGAGGATCAGGACCGGCCACTGGAACTATAGCTACAAATTGTACTTCAGGTGTATGGAATATTCAGAGAATGTTAAAAACAACAGATCATGTTCCTATTAATTTTATTTTTCTTGCTAGTGGCAATAGCTCTCATCCTGTTGCTTTAATTGAACAAATAAAAGCTGGAGCTGGTGGATTAAAAATACATGAAGATTGGGGGAGTACTTTCCATGTTATAGATCAATGTTTGACCGTTGCAGAAAAATTGGATGTTCAAGTTAATATACATACAGATTCCTTAAATGAATCAGGTTATGTAGAAGATACTTTAAGAACATTCAAAAATAGAACAATTCATATGTATCATACGGAAGGAGCCGGTGGTGGACATGCTCCTGATTTATTAAAAGTGATATCGTTTTCCAATATTTTACCTTCATCAACAAGTCCGACTATGCCATATACTTGTAACACTATAGATGAACATTTAGATATGTTAATGATTTGTCATCATTTGGATTCTAATTTACCAGAAGATATTGCTTTTGCTAAATCAAGGATCCGATCTGAAACTATTAGTGCAGAAGGAGTTTTACATGATATAGGTGCTATTAGTATGACTAGTTCAGATTCTCAAGCTATGGGACGGATAGGTGAAATAGTGAAAAGAACATGGCAAACAGCTGATAAAATGAAAAAACAAAGAGGATCTCTGAATGAAGATCATACAAAAAATGATAACTTTAGAGTGAAAAGATACATTTCAAAATATACTATAAATCCAGCTATCACCCATGGTATTTCTGAATATGTCGGATCCATTCACATCGGAAAAATGGCAGATTTAGTACTATGGAAACCTTCTTTTTTTGGAGTCAAACCGGAATTAGTTATAAAAAGTGGAATGATTGTTTATGCTAGTATGGGGGATCCTAATGCTACGATTCCTACACCTCAACCATTTATGTATCGGAAAATGTTTGGCTATTTTGAACCAAAATTAAGCAGTGTTTTTGTTTCAATAAATGCCATCAATAATGGTTTTTTTGAAAAAAATGAAATAAAAAAACAAATAAAAATTGTAAAAGGATGTCGCACATTATCCAAAAAAAACATGATATTAAATGGAGAAGTTCCAAATTTAGAAGTCGATCCCAAAACTTATAATGTTTACATAAATGGAGAGAAAATAGCTTCTCATCCTTCTGATGTTTTACCACTTTCTCAAAGATATTTTTTATTCTGA
- a CDS encoding lysophospholipid acyltransferase family protein — translation MKIIKISLILLWRTWFFLINIFLIPLWAGASIPFLFKEKHYPIAYWFHQMWAKSNLFFMGFWYVLEKDKEILDKNQQYVIISNHSSIMDIMLIYSLMKNHPLVFVGKAELAKLPFFGFVYKKSNILIDRKNLSSCIQVFKKIEDKVDSGKSVCIFPEGGVPKPYIFLDHFKSGAFFIAIIKKIPIIPFTIADIKTKFPSSSIIKGGPGKIRIKQHHSISTKNLSLKDKNFLKEKCFNLIKYQLEKFEREKENN, via the coding sequence ATGAAAATTATAAAAATATCATTGATATTGTTATGGCGTACATGGTTTTTCCTTATCAATATATTTCTGATTCCCTTATGGGCAGGAGCCTCTATTCCGTTTTTATTTAAAGAAAAACACTATCCCATTGCATATTGGTTTCACCAAATGTGGGCTAAAAGTAATCTTTTTTTCATGGGATTTTGGTATGTATTAGAAAAAGATAAAGAAATATTAGATAAAAATCAACAATACGTAATTATCAGCAATCACAGTTCCATTATGGATATTATGTTAATTTACTCTTTAATGAAAAATCATCCTTTGGTTTTTGTGGGAAAGGCAGAATTAGCCAAACTTCCTTTTTTTGGGTTTGTTTATAAAAAAAGTAATATTTTAATTGATAGAAAAAATTTATCAAGTTGTATACAAGTATTTAAAAAAATAGAAGATAAAGTAGATTCTGGAAAAAGTGTTTGTATTTTTCCAGAAGGTGGTGTTCCTAAACCTTATATTTTTTTAGACCATTTTAAAAGTGGAGCTTTTTTTATCGCTATTATAAAAAAAATCCCTATTATTCCTTTTACAATAGCTGATATAAAAACAAAATTTCCTAGTTCTTCGATTATAAAAGGAGGCCCAGGTAAAATAAGGATTAAACAACATCATTCCATCTCAACCAAGAATTTATCTTTGAAAGATAAAAATTTTTTGAAAGAAAAATGTTTTAATTTAATCAAATATCAACTAGAAAAATTTGAACGTGAAAAAGAAAATAATTAA
- the thrA gene encoding bifunctional aspartate kinase/homoserine dehydrogenase I, translating to MQVLKFGGSSVAHSDAIKRICSLLEKKPRGRYAIVVSALGNITDQLIQCGELASERKNIYKSILEKIEIRHLNIIRELFPITYQSHLISWIKKNINDLESLCDGIFQVEELSKRSLDKIMSFGELSSSFLIAEKLKQSGLDAICKDSRDLIITDSQFGCAQVDFITSNHHIIQFFREKTSEYIVLPGFIGSTLEKETTTLGRGGSDYTAAILAAAISASLLEIWTDVSGMMTANPKIVNQAFPIKEISYEEAMELSHFGAKVIYPPTIHPAMKKHIPIQIKNTFSPIDPGTLIYINKNTNISQPVTGISGIQNMALLTLEGSGMVGIPGYSKRLFEALSREKINVIFITQSSSEHSITTGIHETDIIKAKTVIDSEFSKEIHQRRLDPLRIEKDLCIIAVVGDNMKNLHGTSGKMFSALGRNSINVRAIAQGSTEKNISAVIRKTDFKKALNTLHESFFESPPKQINLFICGVGKVGSKLMEQIDQQQNYLLKVLKLQVRVIGLANSKKMYFNDHGINLSDWKENLSQKGIRMNIYSFMEKVWKFNLRNSLFVDNTASEEMAMTYDKFLKNGIGVITCNKIACSSDYDHYKKLKTLSRHFKAPFLFETNVGASLPVISTLNDLINSGDKINKIEAVLSGSLNFIFNHFLGKKSFLEVVQEAQLKGYTEPDPRIDLSGLDVMRKILILARECGSPLELSDIHQKSFLPETCSSSSSIEDFYQKLHRYKDYFFKIRSEAEKDKKRLRFIARYENGGAYVGLESVLQIHPFFQLEGKDNMVLYNTYRYAEQPLIIKGAGAGAEVTASGVFSDIIKATK from the coding sequence ATGCAAGTTTTAAAATTTGGAGGTAGTTCCGTAGCTCATTCTGATGCTATAAAACGTATTTGTTCTTTATTAGAAAAGAAACCAAGAGGAAGATATGCAATTGTTGTCTCTGCATTAGGAAATATTACGGACCAATTAATACAATGTGGGGAATTAGCTTCTGAAAGAAAAAATATTTATAAAAGTATCTTAGAAAAGATCGAAATTCGTCATCTTAACATTATAAGAGAATTGTTTCCTATCACCTACCAAAGCCATTTAATCAGTTGGATTAAAAAAAATATAAATGATTTAGAAAGTTTATGTGATGGAATTTTTCAAGTGGAAGAACTTTCAAAACGTTCTTTAGATAAAATAATGAGTTTTGGAGAATTGAGTTCCTCTTTTCTCATTGCAGAGAAATTGAAACAATCTGGATTAGACGCTATTTGTAAAGACAGCAGAGATCTAATTATTACGGATTCTCAGTTTGGATGTGCACAAGTAGATTTTATTACAAGTAATCATCACATTATTCAGTTTTTTCGTGAAAAAACATCAGAATATATCGTTTTACCAGGATTTATAGGTTCTACGTTAGAAAAAGAAACTACAACTCTCGGAAGAGGAGGATCTGATTACACGGCTGCTATTTTAGCTGCGGCTATATCTGCTAGTTTACTGGAAATATGGACGGATGTCAGTGGAATGATGACAGCAAATCCGAAAATAGTGAATCAGGCTTTTCCTATCAAAGAAATTTCTTATGAAGAAGCAATGGAATTATCCCATTTTGGAGCAAAAGTCATTTATCCTCCTACGATTCATCCTGCTATGAAAAAACATATTCCGATACAAATTAAAAATACTTTTTCTCCTATAGATCCGGGTACTTTGATTTATATTAATAAAAATACAAATATTAGTCAACCTGTAACCGGAATATCTGGAATTCAAAATATGGCATTACTTACCTTAGAAGGAAGTGGTATGGTAGGAATTCCTGGATATTCCAAACGTTTATTTGAAGCATTATCACGTGAAAAAATAAATGTTATATTTATCACTCAAAGTTCTTCAGAACATTCCATTACTACAGGAATTCATGAAACGGATATCATCAAAGCAAAAACTGTAATAGATAGCGAATTTTCTAAAGAAATCCATCAAAGACGTCTTGATCCATTAAGAATAGAGAAAGATCTTTGCATTATTGCCGTAGTAGGGGATAACATGAAAAATCTTCATGGAACCAGTGGAAAAATGTTTTCGGCTTTGGGAAGAAATAGTATTAATGTTCGAGCGATAGCGCAAGGTTCTACTGAAAAAAATATATCAGCTGTTATTAGAAAAACCGATTTTAAAAAGGCATTAAACACTTTACATGAATCTTTTTTTGAAAGTCCACCAAAACAAATTAATCTTTTCATTTGTGGGGTGGGAAAAGTAGGAAGCAAATTGATGGAACAAATTGATCAGCAACAAAATTACTTATTAAAAGTATTAAAGCTTCAAGTAAGGGTCATTGGATTAGCAAATAGTAAAAAAATGTATTTTAATGATCACGGGATCAATTTAAGTGATTGGAAAGAAAATCTAAGCCAAAAAGGCATTAGGATGAATATATATTCCTTTATGGAAAAAGTATGGAAATTTAATCTTAGGAATAGTTTATTTGTTGATAACACAGCTAGTGAAGAAATGGCTATGACTTATGATAAATTTTTAAAGAATGGGATAGGGGTGATCACTTGTAATAAAATAGCTTGTTCATCAGATTATGATCATTATAAAAAATTAAAAACACTTTCTAGACATTTCAAAGCTCCATTTTTATTTGAAACTAATGTAGGAGCGAGTCTTCCTGTCATTAGTACACTTAACGATCTAATTAACAGTGGAGATAAAATTAATAAAATAGAAGCGGTTTTATCAGGAAGTTTAAATTTTATATTTAATCATTTTTTAGGAAAAAAATCTTTTTTAGAAGTTGTTCAAGAAGCTCAATTAAAAGGATATACAGAACCTGATCCTAGAATTGATTTAAGTGGATTAGATGTCATGAGAAAAATACTAATTTTAGCAAGAGAATGTGGTTCTCCATTAGAACTGAGTGACATTCATCAAAAATCTTTTCTTCCAGAAACTTGTTCAAGTTCAAGTTCTATAGAAGATTTTTATCAAAAATTACATAGATATAAAGATTACTTCTTTAAAATTAGAAGTGAAGCGGAAAAAGATAAAAAACGATTGCGTTTTATTGCACGTTACGAAAATGGGGGGGCTTATGTTGGATTAGAATCTGTTTTACAGATTCATCCATTTTTTCAACTAGAAGGAAAAGATAATATGGTATTGTATAATACATATCGTTATGCTGAACAACCTCTTATTATCAAAGGAGCAGGTGCTGGAGCAGAAGTTACTGCATCTGGAGTTTTTTCAGATATTATTAAAGCTACTAAATAA
- the thrC gene encoding threonine synthase has protein sequence MLYYSLKNCKNLVSFEDAVLTGLSSDGGLYMPQCIPKLEPKFIHNLPIYDIYTIAMFVIKPYIGKYIPEKFIDHIIHDTLNFSFPLKNIHDNIHVLELFHGPTLAFKDVGARFMAGCLSYFSEKLGKNVTVLVATSGDTGGAVAKGFHKKTGIEVIILYPYNRISSIQKKQITSLGDNISALEIYGSFDDCQNMVKKAFLDQEVKKKYMLTSANSINVGRWLPQMFYYFVAYKQIIVENPTKLIFSVPSGNFGNLCAGMMAEKMGLPIKSFIASTNVNDTIPRFLKSKKYHPLPVKKTISNAMDISDPSNFSRIWHLYQKNIFQLRKKLFSYKFTDEETLEIIKMIWKKYKYMLDPHGAIGYLGLIQYLQQQKEKIHSGSEPAIFLETAHPIKFLDHMPLFLKKKIVPNQELEVFLKEKRKIKTTSLPNDFNIFKSWLLERK, from the coding sequence ATGTTGTATTACAGTTTGAAAAATTGTAAAAATTTAGTCTCTTTTGAAGATGCGGTTTTAACAGGATTATCGTCTGATGGCGGATTATATATGCCTCAATGTATTCCTAAATTAGAACCAAAATTTATTCATAACCTTCCGATTTATGATATTTATACGATTGCCATGTTTGTTATCAAACCTTATATTGGAAAATATATCCCAGAAAAATTTATTGATCATATCATTCATGATACTTTAAATTTTTCTTTTCCATTGAAAAACATACATGATAATATTCACGTATTAGAACTATTCCATGGACCTACTTTAGCTTTTAAAGATGTGGGAGCTAGGTTTATGGCAGGATGTTTAAGTTATTTTTCTGAAAAACTAGGAAAAAATGTGACGGTTTTAGTAGCTACTTCAGGAGATACAGGAGGTGCTGTTGCTAAAGGGTTTCATAAAAAAACTGGAATAGAAGTTATTATTTTATATCCATATAATAGAATCAGTTCCATACAAAAAAAACAAATCACTTCATTGGGAGATAATATTTCTGCTTTAGAAATATATGGAAGTTTTGATGATTGTCAAAATATGGTTAAAAAAGCTTTTTTAGATCAAGAAGTGAAAAAAAAATATATGTTAACTTCTGCGAATTCTATCAATGTAGGAAGATGGCTACCTCAAATGTTTTATTATTTTGTAGCTTACAAACAAATCATTGTTGAAAATCCAACAAAATTAATTTTTTCAGTTCCTAGTGGAAATTTTGGAAATCTTTGCGCAGGAATGATGGCAGAAAAGATGGGTTTACCTATAAAATCTTTTATTGCATCTACAAATGTCAATGACACTATACCTAGATTTTTAAAATCTAAAAAATACCATCCTCTTCCAGTCAAAAAAACTATATCGAATGCTATGGATATATCTGACCCCAGCAATTTTTCTAGAATATGGCATTTATATCAAAAGAATATCTTTCAGTTAAGAAAAAAACTTTTTTCCTATAAATTTACGGATGAAGAAACCTTAGAAATTATAAAGATGATATGGAAAAAATATAAATATATGCTAGATCCACATGGAGCTATTGGTTATTTAGGACTTATACAATATTTACAACAACAAAAAGAAAAAATTCATTCTGGTTCAGAACCCGCTATTTTTTTAGAAACAGCTCATCCTATTAAATTTTTAGATCATATGCCTCTTTTTTTGAAAAAAAAAATTGTTCCAAATCAGGAACTTGAAGTCTTTTTGAAAGAAAAAAGAAAAATAAAAACAACATCTTTACCCAATGATTTTAATATTTTTAAAAGTTGGTTATTAGAAAGAAAATGA